In the uncultured Methanolobus sp. genome, one interval contains:
- a CDS encoding (2Fe-2S) ferredoxin domain-containing protein has product MQKPETHIFICASTRLNGIVKGSCQNKSSHNLVAMFSEEVMDRDLEGEVMVTATGCVGLCEKGPVVMIYPQQIWYGEVTEDDIEDILDAIEEGEVVDRLAIS; this is encoded by the coding sequence ATGCAAAAACCAGAAACTCATATATTTATTTGCGCAAGTACAAGACTAAACGGAATAGTAAAGGGCTCATGCCAGAACAAATCATCGCATAATCTGGTAGCAATGTTTAGCGAAGAGGTAATGGACAGAGACCTGGAAGGTGAAGTGATGGTCACTGCCACCGGATGTGTAGGTCTTTGCGAAAAAGGACCTGTAGTAATGATCTATCCCCAGCAGATATGGTATGGCGAGGTAACTGAAGATGATATCGAAGACATACTTGATGCAATAGAGGAAGGCGAGGTCGTAGACAGATTAGCCATATCATGA
- the ppsA gene encoding phosphoenolpyruvate synthase: MTGSKYVSWFEAISIDDVPLVGGKNASLGEMYRELTNKDIKIPNGFAITADAYWHVLESAEIVDDLKKTLEGLDIDDVTDLAKRGKKARNLILDAGIPDGLWDEVKAAYDKLCEQYGEDTDVAVRSSATAEDLPNASFAGQQETYLNIHGYHSLKDACNRCFASLFTDRAISYRVNNGFDHFAVGLSIGVMKMVRSDLASSGVIFTIDTETGFENVVFITGAYGLGENVVQGLVNPDEFYVFKPTLNANFKPIIKKQKGSKEIKMIYGRGDSRVLTRNVDVPEAERKQYCISDDEVLQLANFAVTIEEHYSQKREKHVPMDIEWAKDGETGELFIVQARPETVQSLKRKDVLETYYLDDTSGVIVTGRSVGAKIATGKVHVIPDVSQLNEFNTGEVLVADTTTPDWEPVMKRAAAIITNKGGRTCHAAIVSRELGIPAVVGAENATEILENGMDVTVSCAEGDAGRVYEGTLSFHTEIVELEGIEKTKTEIMMNLGNPEEAFALSMIPNDGIGLARLEFIITSYIKVHPMALIHPEKVEDEDVLEEIDKLTGRYENKADFFVGKLAQGVGTIAAAFYPKPVVVRMSDFKSNEYASLIGGEYFEFEENNPMLGFRGASRYYDKRYREGFALECKAMKKVRDVMGLTNLILMIPFCRRIEEAEKVLEEMKKNGLVRGENGLQVYMMTEIPSNVLLIDEFSQYFDGFSIGSNDLTQLTLGVDRDSEILASSFDERDEAVKKIVSMAVQGAKRNNKHSGLCGQAPSDFPEFAEFLVKEGIDSISLNPDSVMKIALKVVEVEKGIKESK; encoded by the coding sequence ATGACAGGCAGCAAATACGTTAGCTGGTTTGAAGCAATTAGTATTGACGACGTACCTCTGGTCGGAGGCAAGAACGCCTCTCTTGGAGAAATGTACAGGGAGCTTACAAACAAGGATATCAAAATTCCAAATGGCTTTGCCATAACTGCAGATGCCTACTGGCATGTTTTAGAGTCAGCAGAAATAGTTGATGATCTGAAAAAGACGCTTGAAGGACTCGATATTGATGATGTCACTGACCTTGCTAAAAGAGGAAAGAAAGCAAGGAATCTAATACTTGATGCAGGAATTCCAGATGGTCTGTGGGATGAAGTTAAAGCGGCTTACGATAAACTCTGTGAACAGTACGGAGAGGATACTGACGTTGCAGTCCGTAGTTCTGCAACTGCCGAGGATCTTCCGAATGCATCTTTTGCGGGACAGCAGGAGACATACCTGAACATTCACGGTTACCATTCACTAAAAGATGCCTGCAACAGGTGTTTTGCATCACTTTTCACTGACAGGGCAATTTCCTATAGGGTGAATAACGGTTTTGACCACTTTGCAGTTGGACTTTCCATTGGTGTTATGAAAATGGTTCGCTCAGACCTTGCATCAAGTGGAGTTATTTTCACAATTGATACTGAAACCGGTTTTGAGAATGTTGTATTTATTACCGGAGCATACGGTCTTGGTGAGAATGTTGTACAGGGACTTGTAAATCCTGATGAGTTCTATGTTTTCAAACCTACACTGAATGCGAATTTTAAACCAATTATCAAAAAGCAGAAGGGAAGTAAAGAGATTAAGATGATATACGGGCGTGGAGATTCCCGCGTGCTTACACGTAATGTCGATGTCCCTGAGGCTGAGAGGAAGCAGTATTGCATCAGTGATGATGAGGTGCTGCAACTGGCAAATTTTGCAGTGACCATTGAAGAGCACTACTCGCAGAAAAGAGAAAAACACGTCCCAATGGACATTGAGTGGGCAAAGGACGGCGAGACAGGTGAGCTGTTCATAGTCCAGGCAAGACCGGAAACGGTACAATCCCTGAAGCGAAAGGATGTTCTTGAGACCTATTATCTGGATGATACCTCAGGTGTCATTGTTACTGGAAGGAGTGTGGGAGCGAAAATAGCAACCGGGAAAGTGCATGTTATTCCTGATGTTTCTCAGTTGAACGAATTTAACACAGGGGAGGTTCTTGTGGCAGACACAACAACTCCTGACTGGGAACCTGTTATGAAGAGGGCTGCTGCTATTATTACAAACAAGGGTGGTAGGACATGTCATGCTGCTATTGTGAGCCGAGAACTTGGTATTCCGGCGGTTGTGGGTGCTGAGAATGCCACGGAGATACTGGAAAATGGTATGGATGTAACGGTGAGCTGTGCAGAAGGGGATGCAGGCAGGGTGTATGAAGGAACCTTATCGTTCCATACTGAAATTGTTGAACTGGAAGGGATTGAGAAAACAAAGACCGAAATCATGATGAATCTCGGAAACCCCGAGGAAGCTTTTGCCCTGTCAATGATACCGAATGACGGTATAGGGCTTGCAAGACTTGAATTTATCATCACAAGCTACATCAAGGTGCATCCCATGGCGCTTATCCACCCTGAGAAGGTTGAGGATGAGGATGTGTTGGAGGAGATTGACAAACTGACCGGCAGATATGAGAATAAAGCTGATTTTTTCGTTGGGAAACTTGCCCAGGGTGTAGGGACAATTGCAGCAGCATTCTACCCGAAGCCTGTGGTCGTGCGTATGAGTGATTTCAAGTCCAATGAGTATGCAAGCCTGATTGGTGGAGAGTACTTTGAGTTTGAAGAGAACAACCCTATGCTGGGATTCAGAGGTGCTTCACGTTATTACGATAAACGCTACCGTGAGGGCTTTGCTCTTGAGTGCAAAGCCATGAAAAAAGTGAGAGATGTGATGGGACTGACAAACCTGATCCTTATGATCCCGTTCTGCCGTCGCATCGAGGAAGCTGAAAAGGTGCTGGAGGAGATGAAAAAGAATGGTCTTGTCAGGGGAGAGAACGGCCTTCAGGTCTACATGATGACCGAGATCCCAAGCAATGTACTGCTGATAGACGAGTTCAGCCAGTACTTCGATGGTTTCTCTATTGGATCAAACGACCTCACTCAACTGACACTCGGCGTTGACAGAGATTCTGAGATCCTTGCTTCCTCTTTCGATGAACGGGACGAGGCTGTGAAGAAAATTGTGTCAATGGCTGTGCAGGGCGCAAAGCGAAACAATAAGCACAGTGGTCTCTGTGGCCAGGCTCCAAGCGATTTCCCGGAGTTTGCGGAGTTCTTGGTGAAGGAAGGTATTGATTCTATTTCACTGAACCCGGATTCTGTGATGAAGATCGCGCTGAAGGTGGTGGAGGTTGAGAAGGGGATAAAAGAGAGTAAGTGA